From a single Lewinella sp. LCG006 genomic region:
- a CDS encoding TPM domain-containing protein, whose protein sequence is MIKFFKPEEETLIIAAIRRAEMQTSGEIRVHLEENPRKEALEEAKRTFFRLGMHKTKDRNGVLILLSPEKKQFAIIGDEGIDKVVEGDFWERERDLLADYFKKGAFCAGIVAAIDLIGEKLKAYFPYESEDENELSDDISYGDGEEHLG, encoded by the coding sequence ATGATTAAATTCTTTAAGCCCGAGGAAGAAACCCTCATCATCGCGGCCATTCGCCGGGCAGAGATGCAGACTTCCGGAGAAATCCGGGTACACCTGGAGGAGAACCCCCGTAAGGAAGCGTTGGAAGAAGCCAAGCGTACTTTTTTTCGACTGGGGATGCATAAAACAAAAGACCGTAATGGCGTACTAATTTTACTTTCTCCTGAGAAAAAGCAATTTGCGATCATTGGTGATGAAGGCATTGATAAAGTTGTGGAAGGTGATTTCTGGGAAAGAGAGCGCGACCTTTTGGCCGATTACTTCAAAAAAGGCGCTTTTTGTGCAGGTATTGTGGCAGCTATCGACCTGATTGGAGAAAAATTAAAAGCCTATTTTCCTTACGAAAGTGAGGATGAAAACGAGCTGTCGGATGATATTTCTTATGGAGATGGTGAAGAGCATTTAGGTTAA
- a CDS encoding YgcG family protein: MRFLLLLAGVFLLGTSLVGQKQVPEPTQYLINDYAGLLDRSQVVALGDKLRNYVGETSTQIVIVTEESLEGDDPFQYAQRLATKWGIGGAGNDNGILIYVSKQDRQVRIQTGQGTEGFLPDITAKRIIENIIVPAFRSGDYYQGLDRATDAIMDLGRGEYEGDGLSGSNNKESVPGWIVIVFLIILIVFISWLTHNDDDDDDGGYYRGGRYDMPDRGYRRGRTIIFPGGGGWSRGGGGGSSGGGGFGGFGGGGFGGFGGGSFGGGGAGGSW; this comes from the coding sequence ATGCGGTTTTTGCTACTTCTAGCGGGAGTGTTTTTACTAGGGACTTCCCTTGTCGGGCAAAAGCAAGTACCAGAACCTACCCAGTACCTGATCAATGATTACGCGGGTTTGCTTGATCGTTCGCAGGTGGTTGCGCTTGGTGATAAGTTGCGTAATTACGTAGGCGAAACGTCTACCCAGATCGTTATCGTTACCGAAGAATCCCTGGAAGGAGACGATCCGTTTCAGTACGCTCAACGACTGGCAACCAAGTGGGGTATAGGCGGTGCGGGCAACGACAACGGTATTCTTATCTATGTTTCAAAACAAGATCGGCAGGTACGAATTCAAACGGGGCAAGGTACCGAAGGTTTCCTTCCTGATATTACAGCCAAAAGAATTATTGAAAACATCATTGTTCCGGCCTTTCGTTCGGGCGATTACTACCAAGGACTAGATCGTGCCACCGATGCCATCATGGACCTGGGCCGCGGTGAATACGAAGGCGATGGTCTTAGCGGCAGTAATAATAAAGAGAGTGTCCCCGGCTGGATTGTCATTGTTTTTCTGATTATCTTGATTGTATTCATTTCCTGGCTCACCCATAATGACGACGATGACGACGATGGTGGCTACTATCGTGGTGGTCGCTATGATATGCCTGATCGCGGGTATCGTCGTGGACGGACGATTATATTTCCTGGCGGCGGTGGATGGTCACGCGGCGGTGGTGGCGGAAGTAGTGGCGGCGGCGGCTTTGGTGGCTTCGGCGGTGGCGGCTTCGGTGGATTTGGTGGTGGTAGCTTTGGCGGCGGTGGTGCTGGTGGGAGTTGGTAA
- a CDS encoding nuclear transport factor 2 family protein, translating to MMNNKEKAIAFYQMAYEGNPRQAVALYVGAEYIQHNPLVGNGPESFIAYFEKMQAEYPDKSISFVRAIAEGNLVALHTHQVWPGNDEYVTMDFFRFDTEGKIVEHWDAIQQIPEENLNGNTMY from the coding sequence ATGATGAATAATAAAGAAAAAGCAATCGCCTTCTACCAAATGGCCTACGAGGGAAATCCTCGCCAAGCGGTAGCGCTTTACGTTGGTGCTGAATACATTCAACACAACCCCTTGGTGGGTAATGGCCCTGAATCCTTTATCGCTTATTTCGAAAAAATGCAGGCGGAGTACCCTGACAAATCGATATCATTTGTACGTGCTATTGCTGAAGGAAATCTTGTCGCCTTGCACACACACCAGGTCTGGCCAGGAAATGACGAGTACGTGACCATGGACTTCTTTCGATTCGATACCGAGGGTAAGATTGTCGAACATTGGGATGCTATTCAGCAAATTCCTGAGGAGAACCTGAATGGCAACACCATGTATTAG
- a CDS encoding M43 family zinc metalloprotease: MTSFKINWVPYLAIMLVFAVSTCTPQVESRLLSTEEMGILPRAFDAMPQDRRDDPRDACFNQDNYIIDTTRLEDYPMQYIRINIHWMNSEDGLQNIPEEQAKAHTQRIVDAMNYALANNKKMFLPIGNSTPVHPINFRYVLTGRPDDPEDDGIYYHYDDSLYYYVHFRKKDSNLYDRTVFDKYGVQLDTVLNFFMMPHHPDSVASPTYQADNVGVALRNALKVAAPWKEDFARDPKNTHWRYRGVINHEVGHILGISHAWSRGDGCDDTPVHDNRCYSTGSGPGCDTLASNNVMDYNSLQLAWTPCQIAKVNRRFANPKYLQRQFLEPRWCTRNPEMDMTIRDEVDWSGMHDLHGNLTIASGARLTIRCRVSLPAGGLVTIQPGGELIIDGGYLHQDCGDTWQGIRVEKSGEQEGTLTLVNGGEILDVEISR, translated from the coding sequence ATGACATCATTTAAAATAAATTGGGTGCCTTATCTAGCAATCATGCTAGTCTTCGCCGTATCCACTTGTACCCCGCAAGTAGAATCACGTTTACTTTCGACAGAGGAAATGGGGATTCTTCCTCGCGCTTTTGATGCCATGCCTCAAGATCGACGTGATGACCCACGCGATGCCTGTTTTAATCAGGATAATTACATTATTGATACGACCCGTCTGGAGGACTACCCCATGCAATACATCCGGATCAATATCCACTGGATGAACAGCGAAGACGGGCTGCAAAATATTCCCGAAGAGCAAGCAAAAGCACACACTCAAAGAATAGTTGATGCTATGAATTACGCACTGGCCAATAACAAGAAAATGTTCTTGCCTATTGGGAACAGTACGCCGGTGCATCCCATTAATTTTCGCTACGTTCTGACCGGGAGGCCAGATGACCCGGAGGATGATGGGATTTATTACCACTATGACGACTCCTTGTACTATTACGTGCATTTCAGAAAGAAAGACTCCAACTTGTACGATCGAACGGTATTTGACAAATACGGGGTGCAATTGGATACGGTGCTCAATTTTTTCATGATGCCACACCACCCCGATAGTGTGGCCTCACCTACCTATCAGGCGGATAATGTGGGCGTAGCTTTGCGCAATGCACTGAAAGTAGCAGCTCCCTGGAAAGAAGATTTTGCTCGCGATCCCAAAAATACCCACTGGCGTTATCGCGGGGTAATCAATCACGAGGTAGGGCATATTCTCGGTATCAGCCATGCCTGGAGCCGTGGAGATGGGTGTGATGATACCCCAGTTCACGACAATCGTTGCTACAGCACAGGCTCAGGGCCGGGTTGTGATACCTTGGCTTCTAATAATGTGATGGATTACAATTCGCTGCAACTGGCCTGGACGCCTTGCCAAATCGCGAAAGTGAACCGCCGTTTCGCCAACCCTAAATATCTGCAAAGACAATTTCTGGAGCCTCGTTGGTGTACCCGCAACCCGGAAATGGATATGACCATTCGAGACGAAGTCGATTGGTCTGGTATGCATGATCTTCACGGAAACCTTACGATTGCTTCGGGAGCGAGATTGACCATCCGCTGCCGGGTATCTTTACCAGCAGGCGGGTTGGTGACCATTCAGCCCGGCGGCGAGCTCATCATTGATGGCGGCTATCTTCATCAAGATTGTGGGGATACCTGGCAAGGGATTCGTGTAGAAAAAAGTGGCGAACAAGAAGGCACATTGACCTTGGTCAATGGAGGAGAAATTCTGGATGTAGAAATTTCACGTTAA
- a CDS encoding alkaline phosphatase: MIKWTIAFLTAICCLASACEASKPTTVTSNSTTTVSRAPILKPDQRPKNIILMVGDGMGLTQITAGLYSNGNQLNLERFPVIGLHKSYSSDNLVTDSAAGATAFSTGQKTYNGAIGVDNDSTALYTILEEAEANGLATGMVSTSTIVHATPASFIAHQAQRSYYEPIAADFLKTDIDLFIGGGKKYFDRRADERNLLTELKAKGYQVSHYFEQPLDRVNINYQTNFVYLTSDSDPLTVEQGRNYLKPASIIACDFLNKHVKDKGFFLMIEGAQIDWGGHANNSQYIITEMIDFDNAIGAVLDFAARDGNTLVIVTADHETGGYAINPGSTHDSIIGAFTSDYHTAALIPVFAYGPGSKLFSGIYENTEIYYKMREAFGFGNKTASE; this comes from the coding sequence ATGATTAAATGGACTATCGCTTTTCTTACTGCTATTTGTTGCCTCGCCAGTGCCTGTGAGGCTTCGAAACCAACAACTGTGACGTCGAATTCCACTACTACCGTCAGCAGGGCTCCCATACTTAAACCTGACCAACGCCCCAAAAACATCATTTTGATGGTTGGTGATGGCATGGGCCTTACACAAATCACGGCAGGCTTATACAGCAACGGCAATCAGCTAAATCTGGAAAGATTCCCCGTTATTGGTCTCCACAAATCCTATAGCTCCGATAACCTGGTAACAGACTCGGCCGCAGGAGCAACCGCTTTTAGTACTGGTCAAAAAACTTACAATGGGGCCATTGGCGTAGACAACGACTCTACCGCGCTCTATACCATTCTTGAAGAAGCGGAAGCTAATGGCCTTGCGACAGGTATGGTTTCTACGTCTACGATCGTACATGCTACTCCTGCGTCCTTTATCGCACACCAGGCACAACGTAGCTACTATGAACCCATCGCCGCGGATTTCCTCAAAACGGATATCGACCTATTCATCGGAGGAGGAAAGAAATACTTTGACCGCCGGGCAGACGAACGCAACCTGCTCACAGAACTCAAAGCCAAAGGGTACCAGGTAAGCCATTATTTTGAGCAACCCCTGGACAGGGTCAATATTAACTACCAAACAAACTTCGTTTACCTCACTTCCGACAGCGACCCACTGACGGTAGAGCAAGGGCGCAATTATCTAAAACCTGCCAGTATCATTGCTTGTGATTTTCTGAATAAGCACGTCAAAGACAAGGGCTTCTTCCTCATGATCGAAGGAGCACAAATCGATTGGGGTGGCCACGCCAATAACTCACAGTACATCATTACGGAGATGATTGACTTTGACAACGCAATTGGTGCAGTGCTAGACTTTGCGGCTAGAGACGGAAATACGCTCGTGATTGTTACTGCTGACCACGAAACGGGCGGCTATGCTATCAATCCAGGGTCTACCCACGATTCGATTATCGGAGCCTTCACCAGCGATTACCATACCGCAGCACTGATTCCGGTGTTTGCTTACGGCCCCGGTTCAAAGCTATTTAGTGGTATTTACGAGAATACCGAAATCTACTATAAAATGAGGGAAGCTTTTGGTTTTGGTAATAAAACGGCTAGTGAATAA
- the dprA gene encoding DNA-processing protein DprA, with protein MENLLHQVALSLIEGVGPITARLLLAHFGDAPTVFEARPRELAALPGINDTIARSICHGEALRLAEREIHWLERYQIKPLFIQDQAYPERLRRIDQAPIMLYYRGSCPLNNLRTVGIIGTRQPSTEGLVHVERLVEELAPYQPMVISGLAYGIDVAAHRAALQNQLPTIGVLGHGLQYLYPTRHKKTAQAMLENGGLLTEYPFTTKPDPRHFPMRNRIVAGLCDALIVVETARKGGSIITVEYANNFNRDVFAIPGRLHDRASAGCNWLIKTHQAALLESASDIGYVMRWDAHNKPPAEQLQLFETLSEDEKLVVALLKEHENLPIDRLSIDTQLSAGTLATVLLEIECKGLIRTLPGKRYMLIR; from the coding sequence ATGGAAAATCTACTTCATCAAGTAGCACTTTCCCTCATTGAGGGGGTAGGTCCTATTACCGCACGTCTATTATTAGCCCATTTCGGAGATGCACCCACCGTTTTCGAGGCTCGCCCTCGTGAATTAGCAGCCCTCCCCGGGATCAACGACACCATCGCCAGAAGCATTTGCCACGGAGAAGCCCTCCGCCTCGCTGAACGTGAAATCCACTGGCTGGAGCGTTATCAAATCAAACCACTTTTCATTCAAGACCAGGCCTATCCCGAGCGACTCCGACGTATTGATCAGGCACCTATCATGTTGTATTACCGCGGGAGTTGCCCACTCAACAATTTACGTACCGTTGGCATTATTGGGACTCGTCAACCTTCCACCGAAGGGCTTGTCCACGTTGAACGCCTCGTTGAAGAGTTGGCCCCCTACCAACCGATGGTAATTTCTGGCTTGGCTTACGGTATTGATGTTGCGGCTCATCGTGCAGCTTTACAAAACCAGCTTCCCACCATCGGCGTATTAGGTCACGGATTACAATACCTCTACCCTACTCGCCACAAAAAAACGGCACAGGCCATGCTGGAAAACGGTGGTCTACTGACCGAGTATCCATTTACCACCAAACCTGATCCCCGCCACTTTCCCATGCGTAACCGCATCGTTGCTGGCCTTTGTGATGCACTCATCGTCGTAGAAACGGCTCGTAAAGGGGGCTCAATCATCACCGTAGAATACGCTAATAATTTCAACCGGGATGTCTTTGCCATTCCCGGTCGGCTCCACGACCGTGCTTCGGCCGGTTGCAACTGGCTCATCAAAACTCACCAGGCAGCCCTCCTGGAATCAGCCAGTGACATAGGCTATGTTATGCGCTGGGACGCCCACAACAAACCGCCAGCAGAACAGCTACAACTCTTTGAGACCTTAAGTGAAGATGAAAAATTAGTTGTAGCTTTGCTTAAAGAGCATGAGAACCTGCCCATTGATCGGCTAAGCATTGACACCCAATTATCAGCGGGTACGCTGGCCACCGTTTTATTAGAAATAGAATGTAAAGGATTAATCCGCACCTTACCCGGGAAACGCTACATGTTGATAAGATGA
- a CDS encoding SH3 domain-containing protein — MAQEKAPRLVKAQFILFGVLLLVFFVWASRSCNRSTADAETEQITNEANARADSLAALLEATQGNAPARPPVDNSVQRDTMRGGQMQMIRERITPLYVTIENLAMRKGPGVNFEILDRLKLYEEVKFLNEVTLTRDSIKLGTVTAVEPWIKIRNEKGRDGWVYGAGVEYYKYKFEGID, encoded by the coding sequence ATGGCCCAAGAAAAAGCCCCTCGCCTGGTTAAAGCTCAGTTTATTTTGTTCGGAGTGCTCTTGTTGGTATTCTTTGTTTGGGCCAGTCGTAGCTGCAACCGCAGTACAGCAGATGCTGAGACAGAACAAATCACCAATGAAGCCAACGCGCGTGCGGATAGCTTAGCTGCTTTGTTGGAAGCGACCCAAGGGAACGCCCCTGCTCGCCCACCAGTAGACAACAGTGTTCAACGCGACACCATGCGTGGTGGGCAGATGCAGATGATTCGGGAAAGAATAACGCCACTTTACGTAACCATTGAAAATCTGGCCATGCGCAAAGGACCGGGCGTGAATTTTGAAATTCTTGACCGGCTCAAATTATATGAAGAAGTCAAATTCCTCAATGAAGTGACGCTCACCCGGGACTCTATCAAGCTGGGTACCGTCACGGCTGTAGAACCGTGGATAAAAATTCGCAATGAAAAAGGACGCGATGGTTGGGTATATGGTGCTGGTGTAGAGTACTACAAATATAAGTTTGAAGGGATTGATTAA